In the genome of Lynx canadensis isolate LIC74 chromosome X, mLynCan4.pri.v2, whole genome shotgun sequence, one region contains:
- the MPC1L gene encoding mitochondrial pyruvate carrier 1-like protein: MATVAALWRRARDYMKTKEFREYLTSVHFWGPVANWGLPLAAFKDMRAPPDIISGRMTTALIFYSMAFMRFAYRVQPRNLLLLACHTTNVMAQSVQAGRFVIHHYGGTATTTAATTTTNDPTMVPTSDRVCASDFEDDNSC; this comes from the coding sequence ATGGCGACGGTGGCAGCGCTGTGGCGGAGAGCGAGGGACTACATGAAGACCAAGGAGTTCCGGGAATACCTGACCAGCGTGCACTTCTGGGGTCCTGTGGCCAACTGGGGCCTGCCGCTGGCCGCCTTTAAGGATATGAGGGCACCGCCCGACATCATCAGTGGCCGCATGACGACGGCGCTCATCTTCTACTCGATGGCCTTCATGCGTTTCGCCTATCGCGTACAGCCTCGAAACTTGCTGCTGTTGGCGTGCCACACCACCAACGTCATGGCGCAGAGTGTGCAGGCGGGCCGCTTCGTAATCCACCACTACGGCGGCACCGCCACCACCAccgctgccaccaccaccaccaacgaCCCCACCATGGTTCCCACCAGCGACCGTGTGTGTGCTAGCGACTTTGAGGATGACAACTCCTGCTAG